TTGAGTTGGGATGGATGAAACaaagatatctatatatatgtatgtatgtatatatgcattAACTTTATTTTACTCTCTTCTATCTTCTCATATAGATGGTATCTTTGTTCTCTGGATCAATGATTTATTACCGGTTTCATCGTGATTTCAAGGGAAAAAGTTCCGTGTCTATTTGGAATTGTGTTGTTTTTCCTTGgattgctttttgtttttttcccttttatgcTTCCCAGTTTGGAATTTATAACTCCAAATCCAATTTGGAAGTGAATTTGTTGAAGTTgatagcaagaaaaaaaaaattttgatgcagTGAAAAAGAAGCAGGGATTAAGGAATTAGAGTTATTATAGAAGGCGGCAACAAAAAAAGACCATACAAACCTGATATTCCGATTTCAGTTCAGGAAAATAATGGATGGCACATGCTGGACTTTGAAGAAATCCTCTCCTTCAAGTCTAAGCTTGAATGTCCTTGGCATCCAACGTATCTCCAGTTCCTGAAGGGTAGAGACAGACCTTAATCCATCTGGAACCATCTTCAACTTGATGCAGTTTGAAATCTTCAAATAGCGAAGACTGGGCATGGCACCTGGCTCAACTGTCCACTCCTCCAAATTGAGCAAACCACGTAGGAGTAAAGATTCCAGTTTAGGAAAACCATTTTCCAAGCAAACCATCTGCTTCCCTACAAAAACTTCCCATCCACTTAAGACCCTCAAGTTAGGCAGCTTCCCTAGTGTTGGCATTACGTCTTCCACTAGGCTGGATCCCCACAAAGTTAACTTGGCGAGGTTCTGAGGAAATTCGTGACAATCTGGTAGCTTCTCTATCCGTCCTTCCAAGTGCAGCTTCCAAAGACGAGGACATCCTTGCACTACTTGTTGTATATCTATTACCTTATGAGGGAATGAAAGCAATCCAGCCTTCATGGACAAGGACTGAAGGTTACGTAATTTTTTGTTGGGGTGATTGATGATTGGCCCGAACTCATGGAAGTGTCTCGAGTCATTCAGCACCAATTTTCTAAGATTGGTCAAACTAAGAAGATCTCTTAGGTCACATTTGTTTGCGGGAAGGTTTACTAGTGTCTGCAAGTTTCTCAAATTTGTCAGTTGCAGTTTATCATCAGTTGAATTGTCACACCACTTGGGAAGATAAAGATGTCTCAATTGTTCCATCTTCCATATAGCATCCGGTAATTCTACAGTTGATTCCCAGCCCAGATCGTCGATGGTTTCTAGATTCAAGGTCTCTAAGCATACTAAATTGCCTATGGAAGAAGGCAACTTCCTCATACCAGTTTTCTTTAAGCTCAAGTACCTCAAATGAACCAATCTTCCTATTTCCTCAGGTAACACTACATCCAGTAACTGTATTCCTTCTACATCCAAAACTCTAAGTAATTTGAAGTACTCAAACATGGATTCTATTTGctggttatttttattaaagtatAAAACAGACCTGATGGgattctttttgtagttttctgGGAGAAAACTTCCAGAAAAGATGGCAAGTCTTCGAATCCTGCCAGTTGAACTCACCCTCCGTACGCTGTGTGAAGAAATGGGATCTGTCTCATGTCCACTAACAATATGGAGAAAATTTTCCTGCTTTGCTTTTGACAAACATAGGTCGCGCATAAGATCATGGAGGCGGCAAGATTTAATCCTTCCACTCGCTCCAATTACACCCACTTCAACAATGCATCTATTTATCAAGTCAATTAAGTACAGTTCTGCAATATCTTCCAGCATTTCATCTCCCTCTCCTTCAAACTCTGGTGAAACAAAGGCTTCCGCCACCCATAGCCGAACCAATTTCTTTGTGGGTATATCAAAGTCCTCTGGGAAATGGCTCAAATAGAGAAAACAGAGCTTTAATTGGGAAGGCAAATCATTGTAACTTAAAGCCAACACGTCGTGAATTGTTGTTTTTTGTCTTTGGCCACTGCCTCTCCCTAAGtatgatttgatatttttgtgcACAATCTCCCACTCGTTCAAAGTTTCTTTAGTTGCCAAAAGTCCCCCAAGCACAATGATTCCCAATGGTAAGCCACCACACCTTGCCACCATATCTCTTCCTAACCTCTCCTTGTCTCTGCAAATGCTGAAGTCTGCATGACACGACGACAAGAACAATGAGTCCAGCAATAAATTCATTGAGTTTCCATTAGACTACTAATTTCTTAACGGGTAGAAGCACAAGAGCATTTAAAAGATGTTTAGGGTTATTCTACCCTCCAACCAAGCGTGCAATCTCGCTTGATGAGGTCCTACACTTATAGAGAGAGCTTATCAAGGGCCAGCTACCATTTAAAGTTTTGTTCAGCTGTAAACAACACT
The genomic region above belongs to Carya illinoinensis cultivar Pawnee chromosome 4, C.illinoinensisPawnee_v1, whole genome shotgun sequence and contains:
- the LOC122307437 gene encoding putative disease resistance protein At1g50180; protein product: MAASVVSFVVEKLGNLLIEEAAFLQGVGDELRQLQTELTRMQCFLKDADNRQNEDERVRNWVSEIRDAAYDAEDAIETFALEISYSNKRSENSLKRFVPSFDKGRKLHKLGSKIKAIKATISDLTRSLQTYGVTSAVRNEGSSSDFERQRQLRWSYSHVVEEYIVGLDENIVQVVEQLVNEEKSCQVVSIWGMGGLGKTTLAKEVYHHRTIRRHFEGFAWAYISQQCKFRDVWEGTLIKLTSPSKDERDQISQMKDEEVAKKLYEVLQEKRCLVILDDIWNTDDWDSLRPGFPSGKVGSKMLVTTRNRELALHIDPGGLHNPECLNGEQSWKLFQKKAFPRKDTDFSICRDKERLGRDMVARCGGLPLGIIVLGGLLATKETLNEWEIVHKNIKSYLGRGSGQRQKTTIHDVLALSYNDLPSQLKLCFLYLSHFPEDFDIPTKKLVRLWVAEAFVSPEFEGEGDEMLEDIAELYLIDLINRCIVEVGVIGASGRIKSCRLHDLMRDLCLSKAKQENFLHIVSGHETDPISSHSVRRVSSTGRIRRLAIFSGSFLPENYKKNPIRSVLYFNKNNQQIESMFEYFKLLRVLDVEGIQLLDVVLPEEIGRLVHLRYLSLKKTGMRKLPSSIGNLVCLETLNLETIDDLGWESTVELPDAIWKMEQLRHLYLPKWCDNSTDDKLQLTNLRNLQTLVNLPANKCDLRDLLSLTNLRKLVLNDSRHFHEFGPIINHPNKKLRNLQSLSMKAGLLSFPHKVIDIQQVVQGCPRLWKLHLEGRIEKLPDCHEFPQNLAKLTLWGSSLVEDVMPTLGKLPNLRVLSGWEVFVGKQMVCLENGFPKLESLLLRGLLNLEEWTVEPGAMPSLRYLKISNCIKLKMVPDGLRSVSTLQELEIRWMPRTFKLRLEGEDFFKVQHVPSIIFLN